The Daucus carota subsp. sativus chromosome 2, DH1 v3.0, whole genome shotgun sequence genome includes a window with the following:
- the LOC108209056 gene encoding protein FAR1-RELATED SEQUENCE 4: MDAAGVIGDTNSGPQDEMEFDSNEAAYEFYKDYAKSVGFGTAKLSSRRSRASKEFIDAKFSCIRYGNKQQSDDAINPRPSPKIGCKASLHVKRRPNGKWFIHSFVKEHNHELLPAQAHFFRSHRSADPLQNDAKARRRKILTALSKQYGAYHYTGSLENYTRNQHDRGRNLNLAEGDAQVLLELFVHMQEENPKFFYAVDLNEEHRLRNIFWVDAKGMDDYSNFSDVVSFDTTYFTNKYKVPLVLFIGVNQHVQPTVFGCALITDDTFYTFSWLMQTWCLSMGGQAPGVILTDQNNALKAAIASVFPETQHRYCLWHILEKISGQFNYLDLWHDSQGKFSKCIYKSLTEQQFDKRWWKLIDRFNLLQDEWMKSLYEDRKLWVPTFTSGISFAGLSPASRAESLNSFFDKYINVETSLKDFVEQYKVVLEDRYEEQAKGDFDAWHEPPELKSPSPFEKQLLLVYTHEIFKKFQVEVLGAAACHLKKEKEYEGLVSYIVKDFEDNEEFMVEWNELKAEISCSCRSLEYKGYLCRHAVVVLQMSGVFSIPHKYILQRWTNAATSKCCIYEKFDDVQSKVRRFNDLCRRAIILGEEGSLSQESYNIALGAIKEALKQCSDVNNSVNSELRINTSVHLAVPQMEEDDHVSPGIPTDPAPVTKVNRTNKAPKR; the protein is encoded by the coding sequence ATGGATGCTGCTGGCGTTATTGGGGACACTAATTCAGGACCTCAGGATGAGATGGAGTTTGATTCGAATGAGGCAGCGTACGAGTTTTACAAGGATTATGCAAAATCTGTGGGTTTCGGTACGGCTAAATTGAGTAGCCGCCGCTCCCGAGCGTCAAAGGAATTTATTGATGCAAAGTTTTCGTGTATTAGGTATGGAAACAAGCAACAATCAGATGATGCAATCAACCCACGCCCATCTCCGAAAATAGGGTGCAAAGCAAGCTTGCACGTTAAAAGAAGGCCAAATGGAAAGTGGTTCATTCATAGTTTTGTTAAGGAACATAACCATGAACTCTTGCCGGCACAAGCACATTTTTTCCGGAGCCATAGAAGTGCTGATCCGCTTCAGAATGATGCTAaagcaagaagaagaaagatctTAACTGCATTATCCAAACAGTATGGTGCATATCACTACACAGGTTCATTAGAGAATTATACTCGAAATCAGCATGATAGGGGACGTAATTTGAATTTAGCGGAGGGAGATGCTCAGGTTTTGCTGGAACTTTTTGTCCATATGCAGGAAGAGAACCCAAAATTCTTTTATGCTGTTGACCTGAATGAAGAGCATCGACTAAGAAACATATTTTGGGTTGATGCCAAGGGGATGGATGATTACTCCAACTTCAGTGATGTAGTTTCTTTTGACACTACGTATTTCACAAACAAGTATAAGGTACCATTGGTTCTTTTCATTGGAGTGAACCAACATGTACAGCCCACTGTGTTTGGTTGTGCATTGATTACAGATGACACTTTTTACACATTTTCGTGGTTGATGCAAACATGGTGTTTGTCGATGGGTGGCCAAGCTCCAGGAGTGATACTAACTGACCAAAATAATGCCTTGAAAGCAGCTATAGCATCAGTCTTTCCGGAAACACAGCACCGTTATTGTTTATGGCATATATTGGAGAAGATTTCTGGGCAGTTTAATTATCTTGACCTATGGCATGATTCTCAGGGGAAATTTAGTAAATGTATATACAAGTCACTGACTGAACAACAATTTGACAAACGGTGGTGGAAACTGATTGACAGATTTAACCTTCTACAAGATGAATGGATGAAATCACTCTATGAAGATCGCAAGTTGTGGGTTCCCACATTTACAAGTGGTATATCTTTTGCTGGGTTGTCTCCCGCTTCTCGAGCTGAGAGTTTAAATTCTTTCTTTGACAAGTACATTAATGTTGAAACCTCACTGAAAGACTTTGTGGAACAGTACAAAGTAGTTCTTGAAGACAGGTACGAAGAACAAGCCAAAGGAGATTTTGATGCCTGGCATGAGCCACCAGAATTGAAGTCTCCTTCACCTTTTGAAAAGCAATTATTATTAGTATACACtcatgaaatttttaaaaaatttcaagtaGAGGTTTTGGGAGCAGCTGCATGTCatctaaagaaagaaaaagaatatgaaGGTTTAGTATCTTACATAGTTAAAGACTTTGAAGATAATGAAGAGTTTATGGTGGAGTGGAATGAATTGAAGGCAGAGATAAGCTGCTCATGCCGTTCATTAGAGTACAAAGGTTATCTTTGCAGACATGCAGTTGTGGTTCTTCAGATGTCTGGTGTTTTTAGTATcccacacaaatatatattgcAACGATGGACTAATGCTGCTACAAGCAAGTGCTGTATTTATGAAAAGTTTGATGATGTACAATCCAAGGTTCGTCGTTTTAATGATTTATGTCGTAGAGCTATAATATTGGGTGAAGAAGGGTCGCTATCTCAAGAAAGTTATAATATTGCACTAGGTGCCATAAAAGAAGCTCTGAAACAATGTTCAGATGTTAATAATTCTGTTAACAGCGAGTTGAGGATCAACACATCTGTTCATCTTGCTGTTCCTCAAATGGAGGAAGACGACCACGTTAGTCCGGGAATACCAACTGATCCGGCTCCTGTTACTAAAGTAAATCGGACAAATAAAGCTCCTAAGAGATGA
- the LOC108209057 gene encoding uncharacterized protein LOC108209057 isoform X2 — protein MAIPDKWIDYLKNKEDKEWSMEEISWSLTNRRYTEKCIAYAESHDQGFFNHLNLDSFPSSKGFKWKRRRQNVETNKENIKQSEEGNPSTGSLLSTTEQNYQTPTRPLSALSNQSSVLNICPQNGDAAVYIKMKKPNTAIRDANTALEVVDIMLACYVTWKKSAN, from the exons ATGGCTATACCTGACAAGTGGATTGATTACTTGaaaaataaggaagataaagagtGGTCTATGGAGGAAATATCATGGAGTTTGACTAATAGGAGATACACAGAGAAGTGTATAGCTTATGCTGAAAGTCATGACCAG GGGTTTTTCAATCATCTCAATCTGGATAGTTTTCCTTCATCAAAAG GTTTCAAATGGAAAAGAAGAAGGCAAAATGTGGAAACCAATaaagaaaacataaaacaaTCTGAAGAGGGAAATCCTAGCACTG GTAGTCTGTTAAGCACAACTGAACAGAATTATCAAACTCCTACAAGGCCTCTATCTGCTCTATCAAATCAGA GCTCTGTTCTGAATATTTGTCCACAGAATGGTGATG CTGCAGTGTACATTAAGATGAAGAAACCAAATACTGCTATAAGAGATGCCAATACTGCTTTAGAG GTCGTTGATATAATGTTAGCCTGTTATGTAACTTGGAAGAAGAGCGCTAATTAA
- the LOC108209057 gene encoding uncharacterized protein LOC108209057 isoform X1, producing the protein MAIPDKWIDYLKNKEDKEWSMEEISWSLTNRRYTEKCIAYAESHDQGFFNHLNLDSFPSSKGFKWKRRRQNVETNKENIKQSEEGNPSTGSLLSTTEQNYQTPTRPLSALSNQSSVLNICPQNGDAAVYIKMKKPNTAIRDANTALEIFVWRKSIEASGKNKLSHWTYGKQCIETILNLMHCF; encoded by the exons ATGGCTATACCTGACAAGTGGATTGATTACTTGaaaaataaggaagataaagagtGGTCTATGGAGGAAATATCATGGAGTTTGACTAATAGGAGATACACAGAGAAGTGTATAGCTTATGCTGAAAGTCATGACCAG GGGTTTTTCAATCATCTCAATCTGGATAGTTTTCCTTCATCAAAAG GTTTCAAATGGAAAAGAAGAAGGCAAAATGTGGAAACCAATaaagaaaacataaaacaaTCTGAAGAGGGAAATCCTAGCACTG GTAGTCTGTTAAGCACAACTGAACAGAATTATCAAACTCCTACAAGGCCTCTATCTGCTCTATCAAATCAGA GCTCTGTTCTGAATATTTGTCCACAGAATGGTGATG CTGCAGTGTACATTAAGATGAAGAAACCAAATACTGCTATAAGAGATGCCAATACTGCTTTAGAG ATCTTTGTCTGGAGAAAAAGCATTGAAGCTTCCGGCAAGAACAAATTAAGTCACTGGACTTATGGAAAGCAATGCATCGAaactatattaaatttgatgcACTGCTTCTAA
- the LOC108209057 gene encoding uncharacterized protein LOC108209057 isoform X4, producing MAIPDKWIDYLKNKEDKEWSMEEISWSLTNRRYTEKCIAYAESHDQGFFNHLNLDSFPSSKGFKWKRRRQNVETNKENIKQSEEGNPSTGSLLSTTEQNYQTPTRPLSALSNQSSVLNICPQNGDGSLLEVCAKLKL from the exons ATGGCTATACCTGACAAGTGGATTGATTACTTGaaaaataaggaagataaagagtGGTCTATGGAGGAAATATCATGGAGTTTGACTAATAGGAGATACACAGAGAAGTGTATAGCTTATGCTGAAAGTCATGACCAG GGGTTTTTCAATCATCTCAATCTGGATAGTTTTCCTTCATCAAAAG GTTTCAAATGGAAAAGAAGAAGGCAAAATGTGGAAACCAATaaagaaaacataaaacaaTCTGAAGAGGGAAATCCTAGCACTG GTAGTCTGTTAAGCACAACTGAACAGAATTATCAAACTCCTACAAGGCCTCTATCTGCTCTATCAAATCAGA GCTCTGTTCTGAATATTTGTCCACAGAATGGTGATG GCTCGCTGCTCGAGGTATGTGCCAAGTTGAAGCTTTAG
- the LOC108209057 gene encoding uncharacterized protein LOC108209057 isoform X5: MAIPDKWIDYLKNKEDKEWSMEEISWSLTNRRYTEKCIAYAESHDQGFFNHLNLDSFPSSKGFKWKRRRQNVETNKENIKQSEEGNPSTGSLLSTTEQNYQTPTRPLSALSNQSSVLNICPQNGDGSLLELQCTLR, encoded by the exons ATGGCTATACCTGACAAGTGGATTGATTACTTGaaaaataaggaagataaagagtGGTCTATGGAGGAAATATCATGGAGTTTGACTAATAGGAGATACACAGAGAAGTGTATAGCTTATGCTGAAAGTCATGACCAG GGGTTTTTCAATCATCTCAATCTGGATAGTTTTCCTTCATCAAAAG GTTTCAAATGGAAAAGAAGAAGGCAAAATGTGGAAACCAATaaagaaaacataaaacaaTCTGAAGAGGGAAATCCTAGCACTG GTAGTCTGTTAAGCACAACTGAACAGAATTATCAAACTCCTACAAGGCCTCTATCTGCTCTATCAAATCAGA GCTCTGTTCTGAATATTTGTCCACAGAATGGTGATG GCTCGCTGCTCGAG CTGCAGTGTACATTAAGATGA
- the LOC108209057 gene encoding uncharacterized protein LOC108209057 isoform X3, with amino-acid sequence MKEGFFNHLNLDSFPSSKGFKWKRRRQNVETNKENIKQSEEGNPSTGSLLSTTEQNYQTPTRPLSALSNQSSVLNICPQNGDAAVYIKMKKPNTAIRDANTALEIFVWRKSIEASGKNKLSHWTYGKQCIETILNLMHCF; translated from the exons ATGAAGGAG GGGTTTTTCAATCATCTCAATCTGGATAGTTTTCCTTCATCAAAAG GTTTCAAATGGAAAAGAAGAAGGCAAAATGTGGAAACCAATaaagaaaacataaaacaaTCTGAAGAGGGAAATCCTAGCACTG GTAGTCTGTTAAGCACAACTGAACAGAATTATCAAACTCCTACAAGGCCTCTATCTGCTCTATCAAATCAGA GCTCTGTTCTGAATATTTGTCCACAGAATGGTGATG CTGCAGTGTACATTAAGATGAAGAAACCAAATACTGCTATAAGAGATGCCAATACTGCTTTAGAG ATCTTTGTCTGGAGAAAAAGCATTGAAGCTTCCGGCAAGAACAAATTAAGTCACTGGACTTATGGAAAGCAATGCATCGAaactatattaaatttgatgcACTGCTTCTAA